A part of Oryctolagus cuniculus chromosome 15, mOryCun1.1, whole genome shotgun sequence genomic DNA contains:
- the LOC127489568 gene encoding heterogeneous nuclear ribonucleoprotein F, with protein MMLGPEGGEGFVVKLRGLPWSCSIEDVQNFLSDCTIHDGAAGVHFIYTREGRQSGEAFVELESEDDVKMALKKDRESMGHWYIEVFKSHRTEMDWVLKHSGPNSADTANDGFVRLRGLPFGCTKEEIVQFFSGLEIVPNGITLPVDPEGKITGEAFVQFASQELAEKALGKHKERIGHRYIEVFKSSQEEVRSYSDPPLKFMSVQRPGPYDRPGTARRYIGIVKQAGLERMRPGACSAGYGGYEEYSGLSDGYGFTTDLFGRDLSYCLSGMYDHRYGDSEFAVQSTTGHCVHMRGLPYKATENDIYNFFSPLNAVRVHIEIGPDGRVTGEADVEFATHEEAGAAMSKDRANMQHRYIELFLNSTTGASNGAYSSQVMQGMGVSAAQATYSGLESQSVSGCYGAGYSGQNSMGGYD; from the coding sequence ATGATGCTGGGTCCCGAGGGAGGTGAAGGCTTTGTGGTCAAGCTCCGTGGCCTGCCCTGGTCCTGCTCTATTGAGGACGTGCAGAACTTCCTGTCCGACTGCACGATTCATGATGGGGCCGCAGGCGTTCATTTTATCTACACTAGAGAAGGCAGGCAGAGTGGTGAGGCATTTGTCGAACTTGAATCAGAAGATGATGTCAAAATGGCCCTGAAAAAAGACAGGGAAAGCATGGGGCACTGGTACATTGAGGTGTTCAAGTCTCACAGAACCGAGATGGATTGGGTGTTGAAGCACAGTGGTCCAAACAGCGCTGACACCGCTAATGATGGTTTCGTGCGGCTTCGAGGACTCCCGTTTGGATGCACAAAGGAAGAAATTGTTCAGTTTTTCTCAGGGTTGGAAATCGTGCCAAACGGGATCACTTTGCCTGTGGACCCCGAGGGCAAGATTACAGGGGAGGCCTTCGTGCAGTTTGCCTCTCAGGAGCTAGCAGAGAAGGCGCTAGGGAAGCACAAGGAGAGAATAGGGCACAGATATATTGAGGTATTTAAGAGCAGTCAGGAAGAAGTGAGGTCATACTCAGATCCTCCTCTGAAGTTCATGTCTGTTCAGCGACCCGGGCCCTATGacaggcctggcacagcccggAGGTATATTGGCATTGTGAAGCAGGCAGGCTTGGAGAGAATGCGGCCTggtgcctgcagcgctggctacGGGGGCTATGAGGAGTACAGTGGCCTCAGCGATGGCTACGGCTTCACCACTGATCTGTTCGGAAGAGACCTCAGCTACTGCCTCTCAGGAATGTACGACCACAGATACGGAGACAGCGAGTTCGCAGTGCAGAGCACCACCGGCCACTGCGTCCACATGAGAGGGCTGCCATACAAAGCGACCGAGAACGACATCTACAACTTCTTCTCTCCACTTAACGCGGTGAGAGTGCATATTGAGATCGGCCCAGATGGAAGAGTGACGGGCGAAGCTGATGTGGAGTTTGCCACCCATGAAGAAGCTGGGGCAGCGATGTCGAAAGATAGGGCCAATATGCAGCACAGATACATAGAACTCTTCTTGAATTCCACCACAGGGGCCAGCAACGGggcctacagcagccaggtgaTGCAGGGCATGGGGGTGTCTGCGGCTCAGGCCACCTACAGTGGCCTGGAGAGCCAGTCAGTGAGCGGTTGTTATGGCGCTGGCTATAGTGGTCAGAACAGCATGGGTGGATATGATTAG